In one window of Arachis ipaensis cultivar K30076 chromosome B06, Araip1.1, whole genome shotgun sequence DNA:
- the LOC107646799 gene encoding aquaporin TIP1-2-like isoform X1: MVQQQVSSSVQTYKVSSLDSKKSLKSSFLSFIGAHEIFMPETWKTALTELVATASLMFTLTSSIIACLDSHEVAPKLLVPLAVFIIAFLFLIVTIPLSGGHMSPVFTFIAALKGVVTLVRALIYVIAQCIGSIIGFIMLKCVMDPKLEHKYSLGGCAIGNDSDKGLGSKPQVALLVEFSCTFLVLFIGITLGFDKKRSKELGLPMVCVVIAGAMALAVFVSITVTGQPSYAGVGLNPARCLGPALLKGGLLWNGHWIFWVGPFLACITYYGVSINLPKESITLENEEYDVLSLALGHSKSISRSAVSNDLQV; this comes from the exons ATGGTGCAACAACAAGTTTCAAGTTCTGTTCAGACTTACAAGGTTAGCTCTTTGGATAGCAAGAAGTCTTTAAAGTCtagttttctttctttcattggAGCACATGAGATTTTCATGCCAGAG ACATGGAAAACAGCATTGACTGAGTTAGTTGCAACTGCTTCTCTAATGTTCACACTGACATCATCAATCATAGCATGTTTGGATTCACATGAAGTTGCTCCAAAGCTTCTAGTCCCTCTTGCAGTGTTCATCATAGCCTTCTTGTTCCTAATAGTCACAATTCCACTCTCTGGAGGTCACATGAGTCCTGTTTTCACATTCATAGCAGCACTAAAGGGTGTTGTTACTCTTGTACGTGCACTAATTTATGTCATAGCACAATGCATTGGTTCAATTATTGGTTTCATTATGCTAAAATGTGTCATGGATCCAAAATTGGAACACAAATATTCATTGGGAGGATGTGCAATTGGTAATGATAGTGATAAAGGACTAGGATCAAAGCCACAAGTTGCATTGTTAGTAGAATTTTCATGCACCTTTTTGGTGCTATTTATTGGTATTACCTTGGGATTTGATAAGAAAAGGTCAAAGGAATTAGGATTACCTATGGTGTGTGTTGTGATTGCTGGGGCAATGGCATTAGCAGTGTTTGTGTCTATAACTGTTACTGGGCAACCGAGCTATGCAGGTGTTGGACTTAACCCAGCAAGATGTTTAGGCCCAGCTTTACTAAAAGGTGGATTATTGTGGAATGGACATTGGATTTTTTGGGTTGGGCCTTTCTTGGCCTGTATAACATATTATGGAGTATCTATTAATTTGCCAAAGGAGAGTATCACTTTGGAAAATGAAGAATATGATGTGTTGAGTTTAGCTTTGGGCCATAGTAAGAGTATTTCTAGGAGTGCTGTCtcaaatgatcttcaagtttGA
- the LOC107646799 gene encoding aquaporin TIP1-2-like isoform X2, which translates to MDSAISQVVVVDSDDQFSRSFQSVEATHLVHKKSAWYKFLALIGAHEIFSIETWKTALTELVATASLMFTLTSSIIACLDSHEVAPKLLVPLAVFIIAFLFLIVTIPLSGGHMSPVFTFIAALKGVVTLVRALIYVIAQCIGSIIGFIMLKCVMDPKLEHKYSLGGCAIGNDSDKGLGSKPQVALLVEFSCTFLVLFIGITLGFDKKRSKELGLPMVCVVIAGAMALAVFVSITVTGQPSYAGVGLNPARCLGPALLKGGLLWNGHWIFWVGPFLACITYYGVSINLPKESITLENEEYDVLSLALGHSKSISRSAVSNDLQV; encoded by the exons ATGGATTCAGCTATTTCCCAAGTAGTAGTAGTTGATAGTGATGATCAATTTTCAAGGTCTTTTCAAAGTGTAGAGGCAACACATTTGGTTCATAAAAAGTCTGCATGGTACAAATTTCTTGCTTTGATTGGTGCCCATGAAATTTTCTCAATAGAG ACATGGAAAACAGCATTGACTGAGTTAGTTGCAACTGCTTCTCTAATGTTCACACTGACATCATCAATCATAGCATGTTTGGATTCACATGAAGTTGCTCCAAAGCTTCTAGTCCCTCTTGCAGTGTTCATCATAGCCTTCTTGTTCCTAATAGTCACAATTCCACTCTCTGGAGGTCACATGAGTCCTGTTTTCACATTCATAGCAGCACTAAAGGGTGTTGTTACTCTTGTACGTGCACTAATTTATGTCATAGCACAATGCATTGGTTCAATTATTGGTTTCATTATGCTAAAATGTGTCATGGATCCAAAATTGGAACACAAATATTCATTGGGAGGATGTGCAATTGGTAATGATAGTGATAAAGGACTAGGATCAAAGCCACAAGTTGCATTGTTAGTAGAATTTTCATGCACCTTTTTGGTGCTATTTATTGGTATTACCTTGGGATTTGATAAGAAAAGGTCAAAGGAATTAGGATTACCTATGGTGTGTGTTGTGATTGCTGGGGCAATGGCATTAGCAGTGTTTGTGTCTATAACTGTTACTGGGCAACCGAGCTATGCAGGTGTTGGACTTAACCCAGCAAGATGTTTAGGCCCAGCTTTACTAAAAGGTGGATTATTGTGGAATGGACATTGGATTTTTTGGGTTGGGCCTTTCTTGGCCTGTATAACATATTATGGAGTATCTATTAATTTGCCAAAGGAGAGTATCACTTTGGAAAATGAAGAATATGATGTGTTGAGTTTAGCTTTGGGCCATAGTAAGAGTATTTCTAGGAGTGCTGTCtcaaatgatcttcaagtttGA